The genomic region aaacggcaaatggtttttttgtgaagagctttttcatggcagaaatacactccgaggtttgccattgcttgcctagAGGCAAAGAAACCAAAATCAACTTATTCTATGTACTTGAATGATAAATTCTACCCAGTGTATGGAAATCTTAAATAATAgattgttgttactgttgtagTTCGTTACTTTGATAGAATTGGCTGGCTGGTGGCCGGAAAATTCccatgttatttttttttgtttttgttttttgctgggAAAGCGTTGAGTGTATTCAagcaatataatttaaaatgtgtGCATGCATCAAATATTCAATATAATTTCCAAGGATGTTAGAAACGATAGATTACCGGATTTGGCCTTCAGCCTTGGTGAGAAACACAACATCGGCTGCCACATCACCGGGTACTCgtcagcagaattctgcccatGCATTtcacacgtatgtacatactcgtccaatcagttgttgttcagacGGAAAGGAAGTAATATGAGTGAAGGCTGTGTTGCTTTTTACGTATATCACCAacgcaatctcagttttttcgtaagccAATCAGTTGATTcattcaaattcgctgagagccggttaaatcatggtgaaaagatgttCAATGGTGtgaccaatatcagaccgttagccgGCTCTCAACGAATTTGAGAGAATGAGCGATTGGGCGGACGTAGCAGGAGTTCAAAGGAGAattggtttgtttacgaaaaaactacgAATgggttagtgatatacgaaaccAATTAACACAATGTCCcttcgttgctatctgaacgtcagatttgacgagtgtgtgaatatgtgcggaatgatcgtgcagaattcggctcgCGAATCACCCCCGTTACGccgcagccgaagttcccctcacaatttaatttttcactaaaGTTATTAGCCAAACCTTTTAATCTATCATCCTAGGATTAAATGTCTGATAGTGGACCCACTTGTTGAACTTTTTTCACTTATCGACAAATTATGCTCCACTAGAACGATAATGTTGTCCTGATGTCGACTGGACTTTAACGATCGGAAAAAGAAATTGGTTCTatggacaaaatttaaaatagtgcTCCACAACTTACGTCTTGAAACGATCAACTCTAAAAAAAGCTTCAAACTATAATAGAAATTTTCCCATATATGTCACTGCCTTTCTCCAATGCCTCATCTGTCTATTAAATAGgttaaaatttccatttttcctTTAAATGCTCCCAAATATCAAATTCTGTGCAAAATCATTTCTGCAATATTGCAGCAGTTTATCAGCTATTCATCAGCATCAGAGCACAAAGTAAAAGCATTATAATACTGCGTTAATTATTGCGTAGCTCGTATACAATCGTTAACTCTCTGAATTTTAAAGCCGTCAACTTGAAATTGTCCAGAAAAGTGCCTGAAGCTATATGCCGTGGGCAGTGGTGATGAAAACAATTtgtgcatatttagaaaggctaaCGCATCCGTAATTtggtgtaaaaatttcaagtaaattagAGAAAAACTGAGGGAGTTAAAGAACTTTAACTGAAAGAATTTAGCCATGGCAACTTGGTACTAGTGAAGCTTTAGGCTCATCTGACCAAttttttaaccctccgttgggcacccaggtctggccagacctttttcgactttggacgtgagtATAATATATTGAACGAATTaagctttttaaaattgaattttcgatcgatttatggatatgaCCTTTTAAAAAAAGCCCTCGAACAGGgcgaaaaaaagtatattttttcgtCCTGTATTTAAATGCATTTGTAAGGAAATGTGTGGCAAATGCGCCACATTTATAATCCATTTTCCATTCATTACCTgcgatatatatttttaatttcttaccttTTTCATTGGTGCCTGCATGCATTGAGCTACCTACAGAAGCAAAATAGTAGCTGAAAATATGTTggcttatgaaaaaaaaaatgtttttgttttgttctttattgTGACTCATTTTGAAGatggttgaaaaaaaaagttgattacaatgaaatttaatatgaaataaaggcAAGCAAAACATGTACCTATAAGAGATTTTTGAGTGCTGTTGACATAGTGGATTCTTGCATACAATACAATAGCAACGAGTTTTTCGACAAAGCTTTTCACCTCCTTGTAGACAAAGACGACAATCTTCTTTCCCTGTGAGTGTATCGGctccggttggttggttgactaCTATATTCCCAGGGCTTGTTGAAAAATGATTATATAGTCAAACGAGTAGTGAATTGAGAAATAACGGCTGGATTTTTCATACGATTTTCGATGTTTGCAAGGACCAATGTATTCGAAAAATCCGTCAAAAGATTTCATCTCGCATCAtcataatggagaagattgaatGAATTTAGGttagcgcactgccccaggctgtcgaagaaaggagctcccagtgaccttagtcgtctagctgtcaaatccgcacatttacagagaaaatgctctacagtgttcttctctgaaagttccccacagcttctgcacaTAAAGAAATAgggctccatcttttctgcgctttcctgagaaataatttgtgcagttacCCTTTAAcatctgaggccaattcagtctccTTCCTGGCAAtcaaatgttacctgcacacccaagagagtTGATCTtttctttacaggagtttactaatgtcattctgcaccatggcgtcatcagagccttagtcgcggcttgactatcggagaaaatcgCTCctgcgttccctaagcattttgcatgcctccaagatcgcaaagacttctgcttgaaaaacactagtagTTTTTGGCACTTtcaaggaaatagataaattggctgatttagagaaaacccctgctccaactcccgattccatcttggaaccgtcagtgaagacagaggtgcaagtttcagtacagattttcccctcgatccaatttTGCCTGTTTAGAAAGATTGCTCTAGcatgaccctcaaactctagtttgcggatagagagatctgttcgaagtttggagaaatgcggtgttaactgcgcaaaaatgctaccatgtcccctGAGAGATGGTCTACAGAGGCCAATATCCTTTAACCTGGTTGCACTTTAAGCTGCGATGGAAATTACGGAAAaatcgatgggaagtaagtgtaaaaggacattcagggcagcactggggcaagttttacatgctcccccagtttaatgatattatagcccttctaAAGAGCTTCCCACCTAACCAGGCATCCATATgtttaaaattggcaaaaccactgcgttgtacatacacagcacgacctgtggcttgagtcccggtattttaccgaacatagatttgcaggagtagaaggctatactggccttctttacccgattttcaatgtgtagtttccaatggagtttggagtcaagcatcactccaagatacccaacttccgatgagagcggtGCCCAAAGGAGGGTTAAAAAACagattttcgtgtttttttgcatattgaaaAAGCTAACGCATCcgtaattttgcaatttttatttttccagaaataccgCAATTGAAAGAAAGTAAAGAAATTCGAATTACACGttcctttatttaattttattttaatttatttcttatattaatacaatacattaaaaaatagtacGAGCTCTCCTCAGCATACATGTTTGacgttaaattttttattatttgattttccaaaattaaatctGCGcatattagttttgttttgaacttATGTACAAAATACCACATGTATGTGTTGCATTACTCCCAATATATGGCTTGCGACGAACATATATAGTACATggatttacatacatagatttacattcatattttccacATTTGgtacatataatttttacttacacgctgttttataaaaaaaaacaacgtcaaatttttgcaattatcaTGCCAGAGTACCTACATGCTTAacagttacatacatatgcgtgtgtgAAGGTGTGTAGCATATAGAGTGTATCATAAAAACAGtgatatttaaatatacatacacatttagttCTACCACACAGTTGTgttaatatttgcttaaatatattatatgtatatatatatttttttttttttgctttaagctTAGGTTTAATAAACGtagtaaaataacaaaaaaaacaaaacaaattgtaaaacaatttaataaaacatacatacatatttgtaaaaagACTGATATAGATTTACCTAATTGTGTTTAAACTTAAAACCCTAATTAAAAAGTGATagcacttttttaaatatattttagttgtttaaaaaatatataatcaaACACTTTAGAGAAAAATAAGTAACACAAAATATGTatagattataaaaaatttaaaaataagttgaGAATTGCGAAAAGCAAAGCACGTAGAGTGAAAATGCTTTAACAACAAAATGCGACAAAAATGACGACCAACATTGCACCTTtagtatttgttttgtttttgctttaataaTAGTTATAGCAAGTTTAAATCTGGCTTAACAGTCACTAAATTTGTTTAATCATTTGCAAGGTTGCGCGCTtagttttatagaaaaaaaatatttttatttagatttttataacttggttttttgttttgttcgctaaatgttattcaaaagatttttagctattttttttactatttttttattatcattttttatttttaatgaaaatgctCGCTTTTACTTTGCATTGTATAGTCTCATACAAAACATTTGGCGAAAAGCGCACACACTCGTTACATATATTTGACAACTCCCGAGTTTTGGTTTTCGTGTAAtgccatataaaaatttgtttgcaagtCATCATGGAAAAAGTCTACGCCTAATCTTTCATTTGATGAAGTTATCAAAAGACCTTCGAAAAATAGCtcaataacaaaaatgtaaagcaaGCAACTAACTTTAAGCAAAGTGAgtactttgatttttttcggaatttgtacaaaatgtaaaaataacatttattgccgatttgtttatttttataggCCTTTTTATAATTGTGCACCATTTTTgctcgtaaatatttttttaaatttaatttacacaaTAAATTTCACCAAACTTTTTTCGTTTACTAAATTTTGATTTCCCGGAAATCCAACTCGAAATTCACTTATTAAACGCTTAAGTCTTCGGTAAGCAATATCTACGATAATATCCAAATACTCCCGCATATTAGTTATGCAGAAACATCTTATGTTGCCATCAGTTTCGGCATTTCACTTTCCATTTGCTTATTCGCTTGTTAGCTGCACTTCGTACACTAACAATTCTCAACGCAAGTACCTTAGAAGCACAAATCTATGGTGCTGTGCACTGGGCCACTACAGTGCTAAACAACACcgatatccatacatacatatgtaactacGCTTTTTTGCCAatgcacacacattcatacTTGTTAATCACCATAGAAATgttatgtgaaaaatattttgttgattaGTTAgagaatttaaaagaatttgaactttgttttgttgtttgttgttgtgttttaaTTGTGTAACACAGCACAATGCACGCAATAGCTGCACGCTCACCAGCCTTTGTGCTTATGCATCTGACTGCGCAGCGGGCCTTCACTGCTCTCAGACTCTAAAATGCTGCCACTGCGCTTAGCTCATCAATCGCCATCTTCAGAGCTATTGCCCAAGCCACCTGCTACCACAGGCAGGCCACACAAACTACAGCCGCTTTTCCAGCTGATTCAACATTGCTGTTGGTTCTGCATAATTCACCGTCAATTGCAATTCGACCCCACCGCCGCCGCTGTCCGGTTGTTGCTCCTGCGGCTGCTGCAACTGCAGCTGTAGCTGCTGAAAATGTGTTGTTTCTGTCACTGCGAAGTTTTCCAAGGcgaattgttgttgctgctgctgcaaatGCACGTCATATTCATTCTTGATATTGATGAGCTGCTCGGCCTGTCGCTGATGCTCTACAAAGATGGCGTCCAATTTGTGGTTGAAGGCGTATGGCACCACAGTTTTGGGCAGCAGACGTGCATGTTGTTGACTTAACGTGCGTGCGTTCTGTTGTATGCTCTGCAGCGACTGGTCGATGTTCTCTAGGGAATTACTGATGACGGCATGTATCTCAGCCGGCTTGGTAATAATCGACGTTGGCAACAGTTCGGGTGATGAGTTGACCGGAATGGCTGTTTGACAACGTTTTGCCGGACTGACACTCTCTTCAAGCGTGGTGCTACAGTTAATGCTGTTGCTATTAATGCTGGTGGCTGTACTACTGGATGCTGCTGGACGCAATCGTTTCAGCACGGACATGGGTTGTTGCAACGCATCGTTAGCACCATTGCAGTTATATGCGGCGGTCATATGCGCGCTTGAAGTGGTTGGCTGCGGTGGTGCCGTTAGACGCTGTTCGAGCACACTGCGTGGCGACTTCGGTGATGGACGCTGAGGCGGTGACTGCGGTGCGCATGTCAATGGCGCGCTTGTGGATGCTTGTGTATTTAGTTGGAGCACTGTCGGCCGTTGTGTAATGGTCGCTGGCGCTGTGTTGGAGTGAATGGAAGTGGGCGGTACGGCGCCCATGTGATCGCCGAAATCATCACCTAAATCGATGCTGCTTGCTGGCGATAGCGACAAGTCACTGCTGGTAACGCTGTGCGGACTTTTCATTTGGTTgagatttttttgcatatttttagccACCGTCACATTTACAACCGACACAGATTGGGAAATTGAGCTTTTAACCGAGGCGGGTTCAGGCGGAACAAGTGATAGAGGCGGCGTCTTTGCATACCGCACATTATCCGCCTGTGTGGTAGTGTCTTCACCACAACCCGTACCGCTACCGTTATCATGGCGTGGTTGTAAATTATCTATTAAATAAAGTACAATGCGCTCTAGTTGCTGGGGATTCTCCGATGCAGGTACATCCAGCAGCGAATTGCTAGGTATCTTTGTTTTGATAATCGTTGAGAATTTATCTTTCATTTGTTGCAACCGTCGACGGCCCTCCTCCTCGTCTAGCAGCGTGTTGATGCAAACAAAAGAGTACACATTACGGGATTTATCTGCGACGTCGATGTAGCCAATCGAATGCAAATATATAAAGCGACCATTGGCTGTGAGTAGTCGATAGTAGCTTTCGCCTCTATCTTCGTTATTGTCGTACATTTGGCGGAGCGCCACAATCACCCAACGCACATCGTCCTGATGCATAAATGAGAAAGGGCTGAGGTTGAAGACCTGGAAGAGGTAAGAAAATTTatgcgaaacaaaaaaaaaaattttaaagttaattcgaaaattttataaaaaaaagctatgaaatgttttaaaatctttaAGCTGTCAATGATGTGATAGCACCCCAAAATAATCTGCTTAATCTTCAATTCGCCTTCTGATTTCTCACATAAAGAATAACAACTAAAGGCTGGGTTTGGGTCACTATGGTTACGCTCAAGGCACCACTGCTGTAAAATGGCTGCATATAAGCGAACTTACGAAGTGCCCTCTAACCCATTTTGTCAATTGGGCCATCATTTACCGTCCGGCTATAACTGTAATAATAATGGCTATTGTATGGCGCATACAACTTATAACCTGGCACATTACAAGGATAGTAGATCCTACATTACCGAAACGATCCGGATttgtatccggccaaggactgtcactctagcAATAGTCCCCAAACATTTATGGAGAATGCTTACATTGCTACAACTTCAGAAACTTCTAACCGTATACCGTAGCGGAATGGGTTTGGGCGTGAATACCATACGGTAGTACCCGGcctcgaaacaccaaaatgatagaaaaacatACAGGagacgcccctcggcaggcgatAGTAAACCATCATCATCACAGCATCAGAGTTCGgtgtgaaccattgcttccgttaTAATTCGCATCCACGGCACACGGTTTTCAGTTTCTCCTTTGCCACCGGATATACCCATAGTTCGTATGTCTTCTTTGCCATCTCTCCATCTCTTTCTTGGCCGACCTCTTCTTCTACCGCCTTATGAGTTCGCTTGAACGTATCTGTTAACATTTGCTCCTCTGATAAGTGTGTCTAACTCGTCATTGTACCGAATGCGGTAAGTATCATCTTCAAATCATACAAGACCATATATCTTTCTGAGAATTAAAAGACGCACGCTAGGAATTGGAGATGAGCTCGGAAAAGCACCcaacaaaggatgtaagcgccctTTTATGTTTCCACACCAATATAAaccattcaatttcaaattcaaatgtaAGCTTGAAGGATATATGAGCATCGCGACGCTATTCGAACTTTGCCCAAAGTGTGCTCATAGGTCACCCACCCCCACCAATGTCAACGAGATAAAACCCTTACGTGATATGAGAGCTGATTCACGCTAAGCTAAGTTTTGAATGTTATAAgcgaataaaaaattgtttatcacTACCCTGACCACCTGGATATTGGAGACGTAGGCCTTGCACAGATAACAGTGAGTTTTACTTTACTGCGACTAACCGAATTTATTATCCAACCAAAAGCTGtcatttcagcagcattccccacaAAGTACGTGGAAATGTTCCATGCTGTTATAAAAACCACAACTCTGACACCGAATTAAGTATGTAATAAAAGAGCCGGAAATAGCAAAAGTATCTTTGAAGGTTGTATGTCCATACGTACATTGCTATTATTAGTTGTTCTATTTGAATATGATTGTATGTaaaatctatatacatatataaaagaaagtcatgttagttacactatttataactcgagaacggctgaaccgatttggctgaaaattggtggagaggtagcttagaaccaggagaaGGACAtacataggatactttttatcccattcgaacgcgtttccgtgaagtcactataaaatgtggtataacaaaaacgcatctgatatggaataacaaaacgcatatgacagctaaacgtaattttgtctatggttaagtagaaaatttgataatataaattttgtcagaaatacataatcacagtaatttgcattctctttgaatcatcattatcaatacCGCGACCAAGACCatcgaatctttcccgacaaaACCGTAATGCAAGAtggatacgaaacattgcgaatgaaatgactgaagaagcacaaggaattgcccgtgaagagcgccaCGTGGAAcggctcggttggcaatgcgagatcgtcgagcgaataacaaagatcaacaagtagatcaagtgctgatttgaatcgagcagcgtttcgatatgattgcaacactgattactgcttgcatcctagcgtttgcattgggccaatgaacgttgtttgcgagtattgtggcgcattgaagttttccggagaAACGCACGGATTGTACtgccttagtggaagagtgaaattgccattattgactgattgaatggttgagtgagcgagcaatGACCTAATGACctaaactacataattcaaaatgatatcattggaacaatgcattcattcaaatccattgactgtgtaacaaacgaagatgaagccaccaactatccaattgaatttgtaaactccttggatgtgcctggcTTACCCCCACACAATTTACGCCTAAAAGATGgctccgtagtaatcatgcttcgaaacataagcccaccaaaactttgcaacggtacgcgtttagtggtaaataaattgatgaacaatgtgatttacgcgacgatactcaaaggaaaattcgaagggGAAGAAGTTCTCATCccgaggatcccgatgatcccaaccgatcttccgtttgagtggcatatgtggcatgttcacgggtcggaaaaccatctgcgttgtttgttcttgcacctgataataaaaccaaaaatgtcctgtatcacaaggtgcttaactgaagagtgaagtctattaaagcttcattgaaatacttgattaataaaaaaatgtacttaataaaaccaaaaatctgattttttattgcctctagcgccgggtcagctagtataaaataaattaaatatggtCGAAATACTTGAGCTACAGTCTACGTTCTAACCGCCCACTGCGATTGTTAAATTATCTACGAAggacttaaaataaataagacatttgtacacacacatacatacatttttaagtaAAGTTTCACCAACTGTGAATGGCCTGCTAAATCCATCGACTTCTCAATGCTATCTTGTTTACGTCTATTGTATAATAAAACttacacaaataaacaaacgtTAAACAACACCGTAGCTGGGTGCGCTTGTGCATGGCATTTTGATTACTACCCCAAACGTTATAGGTTCAGTTTTTACTTGATCTTTAAACTGATAATTCGATAATAATGATAGTTTTCAATAGATAAGCAATGCTTTTTTAATACCTTTAATTCCATGAAAATTCGggaaagcttaaaatattaggtgaagtaaaaatcACTTTCCTCATCTACATATTCCCCTTCACCTTTGCTCTTGCATTAAGAATTTAAGCTTCCACTTATCCTTGTCATTTTAGCTTTACGCATTTATATTAGTATTCTTATTTTTGCCTTAAACCTTTTGTTCatctacatatttacacatttacTTTCATCCTTGCATTAATCTAAATTTAAGCTTTTCTCTTTAACCACTGTTTAACTCGTTTCTTTAATTCATATCATTATTAAAGCATACATTTAGGAGGTCTATGAAAACCAACTAACCCGACAAAAGTCAATTCGTCAATTCGAGCGCCATAAATCTAAAGAGAAACTGGGCCTCAGCGAGTCAAGTTTATGAGGTCCGTGATGTAATTACTATGTTCGTAAGTAGTTATGCTTGATTGTTCGAATCAAatactgtacatacatttgcatgcatgaaagcatacatacatatattccatTTGATTTTGTATAGCGTCACCACATTAATCTAtgtttgcatatgtatatgtatgtagattatATAGCTACACGATATCAGCCCCTACAGTGAATACATTCTCCCAGAGGGGTCACGGACTGCtattaagaaaattgttttatttacaagCTCTTGAGTGATATGGCAAAAAGTATTAAGAatgcataaaagaaaaaaatagttgcacatAAACATCTACATAATTCTATTTCTAACAAACGTACAGCATTTTAATAGCGCTGACGatatgtagtatgtatgtatgtagtaaacAATGAATAACATCCATGTacacatgtgtatgtaagtacacacatacatatacatatatgtccaCATCCACGTATGGGAGGAAGTGTTCGTTTTTTGTAGGGCACTTTAAGCGCTACACATCGCCACTAAACTGAATTCTTCTAAATTTGGTTTATGATAATTATTTTCCTACTTATCTGTGTCTATATTTATTAGTTATCTATGAATTATTCTTTAACTGCGCATCTGGAATAGCAATTTTTGACcgctttgtgtttttttgtttttgtgttttcaatGTTAGACTGCTAACTACCCACTatgtaacaaaattaaatttcggtCATAAAAATTTAACGTCTCTCAGTCGGTTGGGTTGAAAACACTTGACAAAACCTGTTTGTAAAACGaacagaaaattcaaattttgtcactaaattttttaatggaagcCTGAAAACCggagtgtttttttattttgttttccattgAATTTGGCCGAATACTTGACAGTGCGAGTGAATGCCTTCACTGATGAGctgaacaacaaataaatatattaaatatggtATTTTATAAATGTGTGACTAATTCATTATATTAATCCAGCAAGTAAATttgacaacgaaaaaaaaaacgatatt from Anastrepha obliqua isolate idAnaObli1 chromosome 2, idAnaObli1_1.0, whole genome shotgun sequence harbors:
- the LOC129236786 gene encoding uncharacterized protein LOC129236786, which produces MAAAEAEIVSEGGVVGGAHSSREARNLAEKNRRDKLNASIQELASMVPHVASSTRRPDKTGILRSATHGLRLQYVFGKSVPRRPRSGHMAELTEAPQFTDALTDLLDSFFITLTCHGQIVVISASIEQLLGHCQSDLHGQNILSITHPDDQSRLLQQLIPRDMEALFRSSNEYRLHHPSSGNEDDEALESDCSAGDYYQQETTQQTHRSNSPEHTDAYLNDIDRRLRNDRRTFTVRLARAGTRTEATRKYELMKFDGCFRRSDYSCSAGTFPIVSQLIRRTRNNGSVGLHMMQHDVIAQAAMHGISGNDVVLVAMARIIRSPKIINYFSNDNGRLEYRTRHLIDGRIVDCDQRIGLVAGYMKKEVFNLSPFSFMHQDDVRWVIVALRQMYDNNEDRGESYYRLLTANGRFIYLHSIGYIDVADKSRNVYSFVCINTLLDEEEGRRRLQQMKDKFSTIIKTKIPSNSLLDVPASENPQQLERIVLYLIDNLQPRHDNGSGTGCGEDTTTQADNVRYAKTPPLSLVPPEPASVKSSISQSVSVVNVTVAKNMQKNLNQMKSPHSVTSSDLSLSPASSIDLGDDFGDHMGAVPPTSIHSNTAPATITQRPTVLQLNTQASTSAPLTCAPQSPPQRPSPKSPRSVLEQRLTAPPQPTTSSAHMTAAYNCNGANDALQQPMSVLKRLRPAASSSTATSINSNSINCSTTLEESVSPAKRCQTAIPVNSSPELLPTSIITKPAEIHAVISNSLENIDQSLQSIQQNARTLSQQHARLLPKTVVPYAFNHKLDAIFVEHQRQAEQLINIKNEYDVHLQQQQQQFALENFAVTETTHFQQLQLQLQQPQEQQPDSGGGGVELQLTVNYAEPTAMLNQLEKRL